The Brassica napus cultivar Da-Ae chromosome C1, Da-Ae, whole genome shotgun sequence DNA segment aaatcaagttattagatagtcactaaacacatataggtcaaaaaaaattttaaaaaaaacaaaagataaaatttcagaatctaaccctaaatatacaaacaatattataacatatgttaccaaaccctaaaccaatgactATCATGAGTTAatctactttcactcatctatgttgaaaataattcaatttttgtaaaactaattttacgtcatttagaaatgtttattattacatgatttcaatttttttcccatcaaaatattttttataaaaaatttaaattatttttaagatctactgaacgaacacttctttgtaagtcttctcacgCGGAGGGTTATAAAGGTAAACttaatacatgtttttttgtttagtcatAAGGAGGTTCTTGTAATTTCACTAGTCTTTTggattacttttgcatttgattgaatttgaggtacacttttgtattcaaaatcaaggTTTGAGTTATTTTTAGCAATTTCCCCTAAAATATTTGCGTAGTAAAAGTAGGAAACTGAAAATCTTTTAATTTTGATGTGGAATATTTTACTGTAATTAATAAGAGTTAAGTTCGTAATAATTATTGCTGAaatattattaagaaaataaaatacacatttaataaattttttagagATGATCTAGCataaaaaatcacatatgaaaAAAGTAGTGagttctattttaatataatagatcAGACAAGAAAACTATTAGTTCCACCGAAAGTTTGATGTGTTCTTTTGGCCCCACAAAATTAAGCCTCTTAGGAAACCATACTAAACATTCTTTTTAATTACAAACACTCAAGCcgtaattttcttaataaattttCTCAAGccgtaattttctttttataatccCGAGTATCCGGCATGCCGAAATCTAACCGACAAAATTTTTTGGGGGGTTTGTTTACTAACGCCAAATAGACCTCGCAATGGAAATTAAAGATCTATTTTGGCTGGCCATACAATCGGGTATATCTGAGATGTCAAGTTTTAAACCAAGATGTTTAGCACCTTTCCAAGTCCACGTGTATCACTCGACCATGCTTTTGTGGTTACAACATATAATTTTCTAATCACGAAAtcacataatttttaatattaaaggaAAATcgataaaacataaaattaaacttCTACAATTggaaattataaaagaaaatacgtaattaaaagaaaattttaataataaaatctatataaaGCATATGGGGCAATTCACTAGATATTATTTGCTAAGCgagttttacttttttatttgcGTGTCATCACCACATTAACTTTGGAAATAAATTAATGTCATaatctaataataatatgacaTGGCTTCTATATTATTAAGACATGcacaaattttaatgaaaaataatttaatttagaaatatattttatcagatttgttttgggtttttacCGGGCCAACTGGTGTTGGATCATAGGTTAGTGGTTGGGGTTTTACCAAATTTTGTCAAGTTtttaattaatgagttttcaTTAACTCCGAACCAAATTATATACGGATCACCGGATTCTCGGTTCTTTGAGATCATGTATAAACTGaataaaacttaaattaaaattttgatgattatttttcatataacttttaaatgttgaataaaatttaagttttattcagtgtaatttatcaaaattttaatttagcacacatatgaaaataatttaaataaataatgaaaataatttaaataagaaaagatgTACAATGTATAAATAttgcattatatataattttaaaaagaaaagatataCAATGTAGCACCGAATTTATTCGaaatccataaataaaataatttaaataaataataaaaataatttaaataagaaaagatatagaatgtataaactattatattattcttttgaaataaataattctgTGATTGTAAAGCACGGATAAAAATTTTGTACACACTTAAAAGAAATTATACATATCTACATGATACTACACAATATTTGTTTACAgcttatttaatattttacctttctatatatatttttgagaagatatgttttgatttatatcaagtcaaaaatcatatattttaataaattaatatcaatactattaaattaggaacatgTCCAATTGAAAAAAGGTTATGTCCaacatatatttcttttatttaaggGTTATATAGTTATTATTCTCTTTATATATCCATatccaattttatttataacttcCATTTAATTCCTCTAATTTTCGGATCCACTTGAGTCAAAATCTACGGTTTCATACAACAACcaatataagtaatcatattaaACATGTTTGACAACAATATAATTGACATCAATTTTTTCACCCTATAACCTAACCTCGATTCTATTCCTAACACCTACACCTTTTATAAGTAAAATTAATTCAAAAGTTTTAATAGGTTTAGATAGATACAAACAggttgatatatattaaataggttgatttattttattgttaattatatttgatatatatactcTGAAAGATTAAATGGACTAGTTTAGATACTTAATcattttaagaatattttaatatgttaggACCGTTTtaatactaataatttttaaaaatattatacacaaacatataaattttttttaacatataaaaaaatgttacatatttacagaaaaataaataaattataaagtaaCATTATACATGCGGATGAAGATCTTGAataaacaaatatgattacaaaaagcCAGACATACAGATATATAATTATAGGGAACATAGAGTATGTCGGGTCAACTTCTTAGttgctattattttataaaatattttttgattaaaatttatacacaaatatgattacaaagaataacataaatatgatgacaaaaaaacatatatataaaaattaaatttctaagaaaaaaatgaaaacaaaaagtaTCAGAATCTAGTGTAACTTTTAAAGTGGAAGTATTGAGACCctatttaaatgttttaaaagaatGGGATTAGACCCGGCTTGGCTATATCTGTTAAAGAGTGTCTGTATTATCATCATTCACACTGATTTGCAATTAGTTTGATAAATGATGGCAAAGTTAAGAGGCTTTTTTTCTTATGCTTGGTTTTGGATTCTTGGTAGCAATATGAACTTGCAAGAAAGAACAAACGCATTCCATGATATAAGAGAGCCAAATCCAACAGTTTCTACAAAACATTATCAAACAAAATCATGCAAAATGATTACGACATAGTTTATTGCTTCTTAGCAGGTTTCCAGCAGGAAAGAGCATAGAGGACTCTTCCTTTCCATCCCTGAAACATCCAGTGGTTATCGTTGTCGATCACGAAATCTTTGTGGTAACGTTCTCTTACTAACTCCTTCCCTTCCTTCATGATCTGTTTGTTTAGTTTCGCTGGCCTAAACCCGGCTCTTAGGATCCTAACTTGCCATTGCTTGTAGGTCTCTGGCCTCGCGAACCGCTCAGCCCCTTCACAGGCGATCACACTCATCGCATCCTTTATGATTAGCTCCCGCTCGACCAAGGTCCTGCAATCATTCTCTTCTGATATGTTGCTCTCAAACATGTCAAAGAGGGAGGAGCAATGGAACATAGCTTCTCTAAACCTTGTTAGGAAGAAAGGCGAGTTGTACGTCCCGTTAATCTCTGCAAACACAAAGAGGTCAGGATTGATATCTCTACACAGTTTCAGAGCCGTGTCTCTGGGAGAGTTTAGGGACACGGTTTCATCAGGCGTGTATTGTAGTCGGAGGATGCAGTTGACAACTGTCGTCTCTCCACTATTGATCACCAGCTCATCAAGAGTTATGGTGTCCCAGGCTTTGGCTATGAAGTTGTACTCGAAAGGGACACTGAACTTGTCACAGAACCGCTTCAGTCTCCGACCAGTCTCTTCTACCCTCTCTGATGGGCGGAATCCTGGCTGAGGCAGCTCGATGCCCGTCACACGGAGCTTTGGTGGTCCGCCAGGACGTGCTGCAAGGGCTTGTATAAGACAAGGCCACTGAAAGCCATAGAGGATCCCGAAGTCAACGATGTGAAGTGTGGTTGCTTTGGACGCAAGCTCAAAGATAGTTCTGTTTGCAGTGTAGTAACACATTGCTAGGGTAGGGCAAGCCTGAACAAACTCCTTGTACGCCTTCAAAATGTCAACCATCGATGTTCTGCTCAAAACATCAAACGCTGGTGTCTTCATGGTCCCCGTGATGCGTGCTTCAAGCGCATTTGCGAAGTGGTAACCAAGCCTCTGAGTTGCGTCGCCGTGGCTAGAAGAGTGTTCCCTTATCTCCTTCAGTTTCTCGAAAGCTCTGCTCTGGTCAAAGCTAGCCATTGCTTGCGCGCATTGCATCAGGAGATTCCTCATATCCACTGGCTGATCTGACTTCTGAGGCTTGGATCGGTTTAGTGATCCCTTTGCTCGTCCGGTTTTGTTCGGTGTTGCTTCTCCATGATCATTCTTTTGACACACCAACAACACTTCCTCCAACTTTTCAGCCAGCTCATCCACCACAGAGATTGCTGGGAGCTTTGATTTCCTTCCACCCTCaagatcatcttcttcatcaccatcatcatcccTTAGACGGTACCTTCTTGTTGATTCCTCAGAAATCTCAGGCGATCCCGTGAAACCTGAGGTCGGTTGATGTAATGGGCTGAAGTTTTCAAGAGAAGAGTCGTCTTGAAGAGGATTTTGATCCTCCTGAAGCACTTCAAAGAAAGATCTCTCTGCGGCTTGTAgagccaaactgtcttccaacATACAAGACTGTTCTTCAATATCTTCCTCCATCAACATGTCATTGATGTACTTCAAAacaggatggttggttgaacaTACCGTAGATTCGGTTGGAGAAGGGTTATGAGATTCTGTAGATTCGGTCGGAGAAGAAAGGTTCTGAGATTCAGATTCTTTGAAACAGGTGAAGCGGCTGGTTCCGGAGTCAAGATTGTTCCTTGGTTTGCAGCAAGATCCAGAACCGTTGTCGAATCTGAACCCATCAACGGGTACTTGCAGAATAGCATCCATCAAGACTGAAGAAGAAGGGGGAGGGGAAGGGGAaggggaagagagagagagcttaagTCAACGAACAGAAGAAAAGAAGTTTCATGTGAACACAAGAAGTTGAGACACGGTTGATATTTATACAAAGGattgtttaattgttttgtcTTGGCAAAGAAGATAAATGAAGTTTCGAGGAAACAGGGAATTGTGTGGGGTTGAGATAAACACTGAGCCGCCACAAAAGGTTAGTGATACATGTCAATAATATGTCCAAGACTTTATCTAATGTGTGGTGGGTCCAGTGTGACCAAAAGCTTTATTGTTTTCTTGCTGCTGTCTTCTATTCGGTCACTTGCCTGGTCAAAAAGGCttgaatatataaatgattaataGTGCATAATAACAGAACCGGTTTGGTTTATGTAGCAAATTTGTCTCTTTTTTAGTAGAGCTAGAGCTAAACTAATGTCACCGGTATAAATGTCAGACCACTCTTTGGCGTGTGGTGCGGTGTATGTGTGTTCCCTCAGTTAACTTTGCAAGGGGTCTCATATACGCATCGTCGTGCTTCGTACATGGAGCTAGTCTTGCCTTTTCATTGGAAATAGTAAAACAAGTatttttagaagaagaaaaatattacatGACCGACATGGAGAGTGAACCTTTTTACTACTCGAGACCAACTGCAGTGTGAAtacgaagatttatttttattttatatcattttgattttggtttaccAACGAAATGAGATCATATTTGGTGTCGTTATTGTATAATAGAATACGGAAAGATAAATAAGATAAAATCTTCGGATCAAGGATTGGACAGAGATAGATTTCACGTGAACGTGGATGCCAAACCTAAcctaccatttttttttcttttcgttcaACAAACTTACTTTTCTCTTCAtttagtattaaaataaaatttatgaattcTTGAACAGTCAAAGGTCAAGAGGAGAAGattttaattaactaaaatacaaaattattatcttttgaATGTGGAGACTTGTTGTCTACATTCATCCCCTCTTCgaaatactttttatttttgtatgtcATGTACTCATGTATGGTTATGATTTCAAAGTACCGTAAGTGTGGATcatctatctataataataaagttggGTTATGCTCTCTCCACGTGCTTCCATGACATCAAGGAAATATGTGCTTTTCGCGATACGTGTCGACTCGCTGTGGTATCTGTGTTTTCAtgcgtttcttttttttttaattttttacgtTCTGAAGAGCTGCTTACTCGACTTTTTTagggttcttcttccttcttcttcttgcggCTGATTCTTAGCCGACGAAACCACACAGACTAAACATGATGCCCTTTGCTAACCGTAACGTCTCGCAAATTGTTAAATCTGtcatttaattttggttttccCTTCATTAGTCCACAACTCCCACATAAGATTTCGATCTACCTCTTCAATATCATGGGTTGGTATGTGAAACTCGAGAGTGTGCCGTGACTCTTCACTTCTCACCATCTCCGGTGGTAACGCCCTAAGTTATCTTCAGTCGGAAACATTAATCACTGCATTTACGTCGTCTGAACCATTCCTCCCACTCTTTCAAATTAAATTGGCTATATCATCCTCTGTAACCGACTGAAGCTTCATATATAAACGTCGTTGTTGCTTGGGATGAATAGTCATACCCAAACGAAATCTTCTCTGTGAAGCAGCAAATCCATCACTGGCGAAGTCGTTTACTCTTCTCGCCAATTTGACATCTGTACGGTGTTCCATACAAaaggtgattcccaaagacttaaacctaactaattttttttcagcGTATCTTTTCCGATTTCCCTTCTTCAgattattgatgttaggagttttcaaggctcctaagacaaatgttgtagtatagtgatttttgaaccagttctgagggatatcaaagcaccgagaatgcaaatactcacttaatctaagtgcaaccaatgatttagatgggttttaaactactactaatactagaaagcaattacagaatgatactttcttgactaagggaaaaaagagaactcatgggcatagggattagaccttgggtgatcaagtttcgaactaaaaatggcaaatgatcaatcaaactatcgacattaagcctagacacaattctaagcaagctctatgtctagataaatgctcatttgctaacatatctcaaatatcaaatgtctttggttaaataatatgaaagcaatcattactaacaagtctattagctattttagcacctttaacaataaatgtctttggtaaagtatactaaaagcctaggagagttgtctcaggcatttcatcaaaccccttttgggtgggaaatgcctatcgatcaacttttgagtggccaactcagaagatgcattatgaatactctactagcaaggaacaagaatgatctacactaaaacatcctagaactaacctaatcacccttaatctccctaacccatgaattcaaaaggtgattactcactaatctccatgattcctcttaaaaccatattggatttcagattaatcatgtagaggaatagataagaaatcaacaagaacacaagataaaagcaatgaaatctgaatcaaaagaagttttactagttgttctttttgaaaaaaGCTTATTTGCCTCGCCTGGCTTTCcaaagtacttaacttaggtttaggccaggtaaaacaacaaaacaaatgaccaaaaggcccctgaaataacataaaaatcgtccaagcaaaacatgaggagcgacctagcatagccgctccaggaggtcgctcccgacgcatttcttcgtgtctcgccccgtcaaaacgcgagcgacttgagctggtcactctggctggtcgctctggctggtcgctctggctggagcgacttgagatagtcgctctgggctggtcgctctggctgggagcgaccttggtaggtcgctctgagaggtcgctccaggatgctcgattttggtgtctccggacgagaggacgcgagcgaccttggtgtGTCGCTCTGGGAaagtcgctccgggatgtggtgcacagcgacttcatgtagtcgctccgggaagtcgctccaggcagtgctcgtccaaagatcactctaatcaccacctttgagctccaaatgaacccaaatgtctccaagaactccatgtggtactccaatacctaatagagacatatgtatgcaaaatgcaacctagacatggctaaatcctaatctatatgatgaaaatgcacatgaatacatggataaaacaatgtaaatatgcaagatatcaactcccccaaacttattcttttacttgtcctcaagtgaactttctagaactcatagggagagaggtttgaaggtgggagctcatagccaaaagaaacacataaagcactcaaatcaacatctaaattcagcattagtacaccctctcttattatactctagcttctctaagcctatctcaactcttttcatccctacactcatcatcatgcattcacacatgcaaatcagccaactctcaagttcattaagcatagcatcaagtgaattcttgcaaatggtcaattggtccaaatcatttgggtAAGGGGAGGTTTTttaatcaagtgagtcaaggggttcaagatatatgatatttaaggtGGTATACTCTCAAGACAAAATAgtcttgacattgcacataatatatctaagaaagagatcaactcatgcatacaatgctcaatctccattgttctacccttttcccaaacatatatGATACACATTCATTTCCCCATtccaaacccaactcacatctctcacccaaGGACTTCAAAAGCATTTCCcaacataaaactctttttttttttaacaagggATTTCTTACACTCTTTTGAACACCTCTTAGCTCATACTAgttttgctagccccctttcttttttttttctttttttgtttggggaccaagacttttcacaaattgagctagaagtttctctacttatcccataaagactagtcaattaagcacaagagttcactcttttccttcaactttctcatactcccaaatcaaactttacaacactcacccccatcaTATGGCTAGAAAATAATGTgtctaatctagcaagaatgaagatcaagcattgtcgttcccgatactctcaacattatgtgcatgtaagactttccgaaaaaaggcctcactcatcaatcGATGAAGGCTTAAAAGGAGGAAGGGATTTTGGGGagaggtctaccactagaggttatcaaaaagattggcataaaggatgtgaaaactcaagtgtgtatatccatgattcagtacacaagggaccatgagcaagatgcattaagttcgttcagttcaaataaggttgtagttggcttcaaagacagagtttcagcaatcaacaagttttaggaagag contains these protein-coding regions:
- the LOC106376460 gene encoding scarecrow-like protein 30 isoform X1, which gives rise to MDAILQVPVDGFRFDNGSGSCCKPRNNLDSGTSRFTCFKESESQNLSSPTESTESHNPSPTESTVCSTNHPVLKYINDMLMEEDIEEQSCMLEDSLALQAAERSFFEVLQEDQNPLQDDSSLENFSPLHQPTSGFTGSPEISEESTRRYRLRDDDGDEEDDLEGGRKSKLPAISVVDELAEKLEEVLLVCQKNDHGEATPNKTGRAKGSLNRSKPQKSDQPVDMRNLLMQCAQAMASFDQSRAFEKLKEIREHSSSHGDATQRLGYHFANALEARITGTMKTPAFDVLSRTSMVDILKAYKEFVQACPTLAMCYYTANRTIFELASKATTLHIVDFGILYGFQWPCLIQALAARPGGPPKLRVTGIELPQPGFRPSERVEETGRRLKRFCDKFSVPFEYNFIAKAWDTITLDELVINSGETTVVNCILRLQYTPDETVSLNSPRDTALKLCRDINPDLFVFAEINGTYNSPFFLTRFREAMFHCSSLFDMFESNISEENDCRTLVERELIIKDAMSVIACEGAERFARPETYKQWQVRILRAGFRPAKLNKQIMKEGKELVRERYHKDFVIDNDNHWMFQGWKGRVLYALSCWKPAKKQ
- the LOC106376460 gene encoding scarecrow-like protein 30 isoform X2, encoding MLFCKYPLMGSDSTTVLDLAANQGTILTPEPAASPVSKNLNLRTFLLRPNLSLALQAAERSFFEVLQEDQNPLQDDSSLENFSPLHQPTSGFTGSPEISEESTRRYRLRDDDGDEEDDLEGGRKSKLPAISVVDELAEKLEEVLLVCQKNDHGEATPNKTGRAKGSLNRSKPQKSDQPVDMRNLLMQCAQAMASFDQSRAFEKLKEIREHSSSHGDATQRLGYHFANALEARITGTMKTPAFDVLSRTSMVDILKAYKEFVQACPTLAMCYYTANRTIFELASKATTLHIVDFGILYGFQWPCLIQALAARPGGPPKLRVTGIELPQPGFRPSERVEETGRRLKRFCDKFSVPFEYNFIAKAWDTITLDELVINSGETTVVNCILRLQYTPDETVSLNSPRDTALKLCRDINPDLFVFAEINGTYNSPFFLTRFREAMFHCSSLFDMFESNISEENDCRTLVERELIIKDAMSVIACEGAERFARPETYKQWQVRILRAGFRPAKLNKQIMKEGKELVRERYHKDFVIDNDNHWMFQGWKGRVLYALSCWKPAKKQ